A genomic segment from Bacteroidota bacterium encodes:
- the pseB gene encoding UDP-N-acetylglucosamine 4,6-dehydratase (inverting), whose translation MLDLNNKSILVTGGTGSFGKTFVKTILEKYPKVKRLIIYSRDELKQFEMAQAFSKEKYDCVRYFIGDVRDKERLMRAFEGVDIVIHAAALKQVPAAEYNPMECIKTNILGAENIINAAIDCGVKKVVALSTDKAAAPINLYGATKLCSDKLFVAANNMKGFHDINFSVVRYGNVIGSRGSVVPFFLEKRKSKVLPITHNDMTRFNITLEEGVDMVLYALEHAWGGEIFVPKIPSFKITDLATAVGPDCEQKLVGIRPGEKIHEEMITETDSLVTLEFSKYYVITPSTPQWDVEEMIQKLKGKRVEMGFKYNSGTNTEWLNVEQLRQSIRENVDPNFTV comes from the coding sequence ATGCTCGATTTAAATAATAAATCAATTTTGGTTACCGGTGGTACCGGCTCATTTGGAAAAACATTTGTAAAAACTATACTTGAAAAATATCCCAAGGTAAAACGACTCATCATATACTCACGCGATGAGTTGAAACAATTTGAAATGGCACAGGCCTTCTCTAAAGAAAAATACGATTGTGTGCGCTATTTTATTGGTGATGTGCGCGATAAAGAGCGCCTTATGCGTGCCTTTGAAGGAGTAGATATTGTAATTCATGCTGCAGCATTAAAACAAGTACCAGCCGCTGAATACAATCCTATGGAATGTATAAAAACCAACATCTTAGGTGCCGAAAATATTATTAATGCTGCCATTGACTGTGGGGTTAAAAAAGTTGTAGCGCTTAGTACAGATAAAGCAGCAGCTCCAATAAATTTATATGGCGCAACAAAATTATGCTCTGATAAATTATTTGTGGCAGCAAATAATATGAAAGGATTTCACGATATTAATTTTTCGGTTGTGCGCTATGGAAACGTTATAGGTAGCCGCGGTTCTGTAGTTCCCTTTTTTCTTGAAAAACGCAAAAGTAAAGTACTTCCCATCACACATAACGACATGACTCGCTTTAACATCACGCTCGAAGAAGGAGTAGATATGGTGTTATATGCGTTAGAACACGCTTGGGGTGGCGAAATTTTTGTACCTAAAATTCCTTCGTTTAAAATAACCGATTTAGCAACAGCGGTTGGTCCCGACTGTGAGCAAAAATTAGTAGGAATACGTCCGGGCGAAAAAATTCACGAAGAAATGATAACCGAAACCGATTCCCTGGTTACGCTTGAGTTTTCGAAATACTATGTGATTACCCCTTCTACTCCGCAATGGGATGTTGAAGAAATGATTCAAAAACTAAAAGGAAAAAGAGTTGAAATGGGATTTAAGTATAATTCAGGAACCAACACCGAATGGCTAAATGTGGAGCAACTTCGCCAATCGATTCGTGAAAACGTTGATCCTAACTTTACTGTATAA
- the hisH gene encoding imidazole glycerol phosphate synthase subunit HisH, translating to MIGIINYGMGNLSSVKNALDYLSIPNILVNNPDEINSCSKLILPGVGAFGLAMHNLHELKFIDSILEFTQVKQKALLGLCLGMQLLFEKSCEHGTHNGLSLIKGEVKNLNDSVKNLPVPHMGWNQLIETNKSTLLKDVVKEDQIMYFVHSYYCSADNKELVTAQVNYEFNFDVMIESDTIFGCQFHPEKSQKSGLQILKNFAQV from the coding sequence ATGATTGGAATCATTAATTACGGAATGGGTAATTTGAGTTCAGTAAAAAATGCGCTCGATTATTTAAGTATTCCCAACATCCTCGTAAACAATCCTGACGAAATTAATTCCTGCTCTAAATTAATTTTGCCGGGTGTAGGTGCCTTTGGACTTGCGATGCACAATTTACACGAATTAAAATTTATCGATAGCATTTTAGAATTTACTCAGGTAAAACAAAAAGCTTTGCTGGGACTTTGTTTGGGCATGCAATTGTTGTTTGAAAAAAGTTGCGAACATGGCACTCACAATGGACTTTCACTAATTAAAGGAGAAGTTAAAAATTTGAATGATTCCGTTAAAAATTTACCTGTACCACACATGGGTTGGAATCAATTAATTGAAACCAACAAATCAACCTTACTGAAAGATGTTGTTAAAGAAGATCAAATAATGTACTTCGTTCACAGCTATTATTGCAGCGCCGACAACAAAGAACTGGTAACTGCCCAAGTAAATTATGAATTCAATTTTGATGTAATGATTGAAAGCGACACTATTTTTGGTTGCCAATTTCATCCCGAAAAAAGTCAGAAAAGCGGTTTGCAAATTCTCAAAAATTTCGCACAAGTATAA
- the pseG gene encoding UDP-2,4-diacetamido-2,4,6-trideoxy-beta-L-altropyranose hydrolase produces MQKLFFRADGNSSIGLGHLLRLLAVADALKNNFEITFTVQNLTPYVNDLLQPYCNQVVSLPEETNFQKEAQYLCSNYISKDCIVVLDGYNFTTTYQTILKKACKKLVYIDDLNSFHQVADVVINHAPLANQLQYDVEPYTQLCLGLSYALLRHEFIQHSSNRSIQSISKVMLSMGGADVHNVSLKFIKVLENIDSIKEVCLLLGKVNVHFEKIEAYVTSSQSKKFTLKSNLSAKQLCEELVANDLLICPASTTAIEACAVGIPIIGGYTADNQLEILNGLTQQECMYNLGDLTMVTEAQISAVLSEYITQPALATNLLNAQKKLIDGKSHERLMNLFTNLQHATL; encoded by the coding sequence ATGCAAAAATTGTTTTTCAGAGCAGATGGTAATAGTTCAATTGGTCTTGGACATTTACTGCGTTTGCTGGCTGTGGCCGATGCGCTGAAAAATAATTTTGAAATCACATTTACTGTTCAAAATTTAACTCCATACGTAAATGACTTGCTACAACCCTATTGCAATCAAGTAGTATCACTTCCGGAAGAAACAAACTTTCAAAAGGAGGCGCAGTACCTATGTAGTAATTATATAAGCAAAGACTGCATTGTAGTTTTGGATGGATATAACTTTACTACCACTTATCAAACCATCTTAAAAAAGGCTTGTAAAAAACTGGTGTATATCGACGATTTAAACAGCTTTCACCAGGTTGCCGATGTGGTAATTAATCATGCACCATTGGCAAATCAGTTGCAATACGATGTAGAACCTTATACCCAACTATGTTTGGGATTATCGTATGCCTTGTTGCGACACGAATTTATTCAACATAGTTCCAATCGAAGCATACAGTCGATATCCAAAGTAATGCTGAGCATGGGTGGAGCTGATGTACACAATGTAAGCTTAAAATTTATTAAGGTGCTCGAAAACATTGACTCAATAAAGGAAGTTTGTTTGCTCCTTGGTAAAGTAAATGTACATTTTGAAAAAATTGAAGCCTATGTTACTTCCTCTCAAAGCAAAAAATTTACACTAAAAAGCAATCTATCTGCAAAACAATTGTGTGAAGAATTAGTGGCAAACGATTTATTAATTTGTCCTGCCAGTACTACGGCCATTGAAGCATGTGCTGTTGGAATTCCAATAATTGGAGGTTATACAGCCGACAATCAACTTGAAATTTTGAACGGACTTACTCAACAGGAATGCATGTATAACCTGGGTGATTTAACTATGGTTACCGAAGCTCAAATTAGTGCTGTTTTATCGGAGTATATAACACAACCGGCTTTAGCAACTAACTTGTTGAATGCTCAAAAAAAACTAATCGATGGCAAGTCGCATGAGCGCTTGATGAACCTTTTTACTAACCTGCAACATGCTACATTATAG
- a CDS encoding DUF1272 domain-containing protein produces the protein MLRMKPNCEQCGKMLSFESDEARICSYECTYCSHCVDDLFKGICPNCGGNFEKRPKRKISEMNRNPIITQ, from the coding sequence ATGCTAAGAATGAAGCCCAACTGTGAGCAATGTGGTAAAATGCTATCGTTTGAAAGTGATGAAGCTAGGATTTGCAGTTATGAATGCACGTATTGCAGTCATTGTGTTGATGATTTATTTAAAGGAATTTGCCCAAATTGTGGAGGGAACTTTGAGAAACGACCCAAGCGAAAAATAAGTGAGATGAATCGTAATCCAATAATAACGCAGTAA
- a CDS encoding N-acetyl sugar amidotransferase yields the protein MSDKKYKIAPDRPAKMRYCKQCVYPASSAVPLAFGDDGICSGCRSASQRVDIDWDRRKKMFERLIEDYRCKDGSNYDCIIPVSGGKDSYFQIHIIKKVYGLNPLLVTYHGNNYTPTGMKNLLNMREAFDADHVFFTPSIDVLKAMNRLGMQVMGDMNWHAHAGIFTYPIRVAVQQNVPLMIWGEHGFMDLGGMHSYNDLVEFTYRYRHEHCMRGYEWYDILEKAESYGEKLEKKQLIPWMYPSDEEIERVGVRGIYISNFFKWEANEHGKLMQEKYGFLPAEEPFERTYRTTSNLDDMHENGIHDYMKYIKFGYGRATDHVCKDIRAGILNRDTAIEIVRKMDPIKSKDLQRWLTYVDWTEEKFDAVADSFRDPRVWWKTEDGRWQKDNLWDEK from the coding sequence ATGTCCGATAAAAAATACAAAATAGCTCCTGATCGTCCGGCCAAAATGCGCTATTGCAAGCAGTGCGTTTATCCGGCAAGTTCAGCTGTACCATTGGCTTTTGGCGATGACGGAATTTGCAGTGGTTGCCGCTCAGCATCGCAACGAGTAGACATAGATTGGGACCGACGCAAAAAAATGTTTGAGCGGCTCATCGAAGATTATCGCTGCAAAGATGGTTCTAACTACGATTGCATAATACCTGTAAGTGGTGGTAAAGACAGCTATTTTCAAATACACATCATCAAAAAAGTATATGGACTTAATCCATTGCTAGTAACCTATCACGGAAATAATTATACTCCAACCGGGATGAAAAATTTGCTCAACATGCGCGAAGCATTTGATGCAGATCATGTATTTTTCACCCCAAGCATCGATGTTCTTAAAGCGATGAATCGTTTAGGAATGCAGGTAATGGGCGATATGAACTGGCACGCACATGCCGGAATTTTTACTTACCCAATTCGGGTAGCAGTGCAACAAAATGTACCGCTTATGATTTGGGGTGAGCATGGTTTTATGGATTTAGGAGGAATGCATTCTTACAACGATTTGGTGGAATTTACTTACCGCTATCGTCATGAACATTGCATGCGTGGGTATGAGTGGTACGATATTCTTGAAAAAGCAGAGAGCTATGGCGAAAAATTGGAGAAAAAACAATTAATTCCATGGATGTATCCAAGCGATGAAGAGATTGAACGCGTAGGTGTACGAGGAATTTATATTTCTAACTTTTTTAAGTGGGAAGCTAATGAACATGGAAAACTCATGCAGGAAAAGTATGGATTTTTACCTGCTGAAGAGCCCTTCGAACGCACCTACCGAACAACAAGTAATCTCGATGACATGCACGAAAATGGAATTCATGATTACATGAAATACATAAAATTCGGATATGGTCGTGCTACCGATCATGTATGTAAAGACATTCGCGCAGGTATACTCAACCGTGATACTGCCATCGAAATTGTACGCAAGATGGATCCAATAAAATCGAAGGATTTACAACGTTGGTTAACTTATGTTGATTGGACAGAAGAAAAATTTGATGCTGTTGCTGATTCTTTTCGCGATCCACGAGTATGGTGGAAAACAGAGGATGGACGCTGGCAGAAAGATAATTTATGGGATGAAAAATAA
- a CDS encoding DinB family protein encodes MKKTAIKKMPEYFDRYINLAEDVPVVESLQLSLKELEQAPIELWNALGDKTYAEGKWTVKDILQHFIDTERVFTYRITAIARGDKQKMNPYDEEVFAKNAEANRRSIVDLMEELCLIRKSTIKLVDSFSPAMLQQQGNGFNGMQYCPLALSFMLAGHQRWHFRVLEEKYYPLVKASNHAKNEAQL; translated from the coding sequence ATGAAGAAAACAGCGATTAAAAAAATGCCTGAATATTTCGATCGTTACATAAATCTTGCAGAAGACGTGCCGGTTGTAGAATCCTTGCAGCTTAGTTTAAAGGAACTTGAGCAAGCTCCCATTGAACTTTGGAATGCTTTAGGCGATAAAACTTATGCTGAAGGTAAGTGGACAGTTAAAGATATATTGCAACATTTTATTGATACGGAAAGGGTATTTACGTATAGAATTACTGCTATTGCAAGAGGAGATAAGCAAAAAATGAATCCCTACGATGAAGAAGTTTTTGCAAAAAATGCCGAAGCTAATCGCAGAAGTATTGTTGACCTAATGGAGGAACTGTGTTTAATTAGAAAATCAACAATTAAACTTGTTGATTCATTTAGCCCTGCTATGTTGCAGCAACAGGGAAATGGATTTAACGGTATGCAATATTGTCCATTGGCATTGAGTTTTATGTTGGCCGGACATCAACGATGGCACTTCAGAGTTTTGGAAGAAAAATATTATCCATTAGTAAAAGCATCCAACCATGCTAAGAATGAAGCCCAACTGTGA
- a CDS encoding glycosyltransferase family 39 protein, with protein sequence MKLSKLIYAIFSKWFFALIGLVILSGLLLYLRMPEGLYDKLLDFVSNLLQQKYGSGGNKVKIDTGFHKLGFLVIALGVLLFTYFSFWKWFISSASTYTHSPEINKGLSLEKKDWISISGLLVVALLLRAFPMSQSLWQDEIGVYNTFIKDGFLSTILPKSSMGSQPLMQLLVGVFVKFAGTSEIILRLPILLFALVGIAFIYYFTLQLSANRLAAFIAAFFLTIHSYHIYYSFQMRGYVMLVFMCMLSCYLLIKLLQSPTSKIAFWYAFVNVCFVYTHLYSVYLLIAQHLVVIGFHLYATRISKNSTFTFSGQFLAIYFHAFIASMIGILFLYLPQLPVIFMNILDTANSTKSLFDYFKQVLDALHYMLAYSELKLLSSVLILLFIVGIWGLVKKSNTLMLVIGMAIWLFIITAFVPSGPGFFPRYLICEIPLLLFLFSLVIAESWQSSKAFLKVVAVSLFVGFCAINISGYTLSYQKIQDYKGAVNYVQNKPSTIPKLVAANSLGKTEIKFYDQSIIALNQVAELDSFMKLPVDLYVITTYESFAGKSLFINDKPTQQRIESAFSREKVFSGEFPVTVWHYEKH encoded by the coding sequence ATGAAACTTTCAAAATTAATCTACGCAATTTTTAGTAAGTGGTTTTTCGCATTAATTGGCCTAGTTATACTTAGTGGATTGCTTTTGTATTTGCGTATGCCTGAAGGCTTATACGACAAACTACTTGATTTTGTAAGTAATTTATTGCAACAAAAATATGGTTCGGGTGGCAACAAAGTGAAAATAGATACGGGTTTCCATAAACTTGGATTCCTCGTTATTGCATTAGGTGTGCTCCTATTTACCTATTTCAGTTTTTGGAAATGGTTTATTTCTTCTGCTTCAACTTACACACATTCACCGGAAATAAACAAAGGTCTTTCACTGGAAAAAAAAGATTGGATCAGCATATCCGGCTTACTCGTAGTAGCATTGCTATTAAGAGCGTTTCCGATGAGCCAAAGTTTATGGCAAGATGAAATAGGCGTTTACAACACATTTATAAAAGATGGATTTTTAAGTACTATTTTACCCAAAAGTTCAATGGGCTCGCAACCCTTGATGCAATTGCTGGTGGGAGTATTTGTAAAGTTTGCAGGTACAAGTGAAATTATTTTGCGTTTACCCATTTTGTTATTTGCTTTAGTAGGAATCGCTTTCATCTATTATTTTACCTTACAACTTTCAGCAAATCGATTAGCCGCTTTTATTGCTGCATTTTTCTTAACCATACACTCTTACCACATTTACTATTCGTTTCAAATGCGGGGCTATGTGATGCTTGTTTTTATGTGCATGCTCAGTTGCTATTTACTCATTAAACTGTTACAATCTCCTACTTCAAAAATTGCTTTCTGGTATGCTTTCGTGAATGTGTGTTTTGTGTATACACACTTATATTCTGTATATTTACTCATTGCTCAACACCTTGTTGTTATTGGATTTCATTTATATGCTACCCGTATATCTAAAAATTCGACATTCACTTTTTCAGGTCAATTTTTAGCTATTTACTTTCATGCTTTCATTGCCTCCATGATAGGAATATTGTTCTTGTATCTTCCTCAATTGCCGGTAATTTTTATGAATATTTTAGATACCGCAAACAGCACTAAATCGTTATTCGACTATTTTAAACAAGTACTCGATGCGCTGCATTATATGCTTGCCTACTCTGAATTAAAGTTGCTAAGCAGTGTTTTGATATTACTTTTTATCGTTGGCATTTGGGGACTGGTAAAAAAAAGCAATACACTAATGCTAGTTATTGGTATGGCCATATGGTTATTTATTATAACAGCTTTTGTTCCTTCAGGACCGGGCTTTTTTCCTCGTTATTTAATTTGTGAAATTCCCTTGTTGTTGTTTTTGTTTTCATTGGTAATTGCCGAAAGCTGGCAATCTTCTAAAGCTTTCTTAAAAGTAGTTGCTGTTAGTTTGTTTGTTGGGTTTTGCGCAATTAATATTAGTGGCTATACCTTGAGTTATCAAAAGATTCAAGACTATAAAGGCGCAGTGAATTATGTTCAAAATAAACCGAGTACAATACCTAAACTAGTTGCAGCAAACTCATTAGGAAAAACAGAAATTAAATTTTACGACCAAAGCATTATCGCACTTAATCAGGTTGCAGAACTCGATTCATTTATGAAGCTTCCGGTTGATTTGTATGTGATTACCACCTATGAAAGTTTTGCGGGTAAAAGTTTGTTTATAAACGATAAACCCACGCAACAACGAATTGAATCAGCATTTTCTCGCGAAAAAGTTTTTAGTGGTGAATTCCCGGTTACAGTGTGGCATTACGAAAAGCATTAA
- a CDS encoding glycosyltransferase family protein, with the protein MQPTPRIGIISQARMSSTRLPGKILKSVGNKSLLQIHLNRLQQSGFPIYLATTTNKSDDCIAEFCMQQQKAYSRGDEQNVLSRFYECALQFKLEVIVRVTSDCPLIDGFLIKDAIEKYLAFNSTSLYYSNCTERTFPRGFDFEIFSFDMLKEAYEKATSDAQKEHVTPYFYQNHQNKFTLKHYKSTLDYSHLRITVDTPEDFELIKILIEQHHAATKSAPEICELLQQHPELVAINQHIEQKKYNAKIVFQSRW; encoded by the coding sequence ATGCAACCAACACCCAGGATTGGAATTATATCGCAAGCGCGAATGAGCAGCACCCGTTTGCCGGGAAAAATTCTTAAATCTGTGGGAAATAAAAGCTTGTTGCAAATTCATTTAAATCGTTTGCAACAAAGTGGATTTCCAATTTACCTTGCAACTACTACCAATAAAAGCGATGATTGTATTGCTGAATTTTGCATGCAACAGCAAAAAGCTTATTCAAGGGGCGATGAGCAAAATGTGCTTAGCCGTTTTTACGAATGTGCCTTGCAATTTAAGTTAGAAGTAATTGTTAGAGTAACCTCCGATTGCCCTTTAATTGATGGATTTTTGATTAAAGATGCGATTGAAAAATACCTGGCTTTCAATTCTACTTCGCTCTATTATTCCAATTGCACTGAACGCACATTTCCACGTGGTTTTGATTTTGAAATTTTTAGTTTCGACATGTTAAAAGAAGCTTACGAAAAAGCAACGAGCGATGCTCAAAAAGAACATGTAACTCCCTATTTTTATCAAAATCATCAAAATAAATTTACCTTAAAACATTACAAGTCAACCTTAGATTACAGCCATCTTCGCATAACGGTTGATACTCCCGAAGATTTTGAACTCATTAAAATACTAATTGAACAACACCACGCTGCTACAAAATCAGCTCCTGAAATTTGTGAACTGCTGCAACAACATCCCGAACTCGTTGCAATTAATCAACACATCGAGCAAAAAAAGTATAATGCAAAAATTGTTTTTCAGAGCAGATGGTAA
- the pseI gene encoding pseudaminic acid synthase — MFPFPTKPFVIAEMSGNHNQSLERALELVDAAAAAGAQALKIQTYTPDTITIDYDKDLFFIEDKNSLWKGRKLYDLYAEAMTPWDWHKAIFDRAKEKGMIAFSSPFDETSVDFLEKLNVPFYKIASFENNHLPLLKKVAKTGKPVIVSTGISTVADIAEAVKVLRENGCMNIVLLKCTSTYPATPENSNILTIPHMKQLFECEIGLSDHTAGIGVSVAAVALGATVIEKHFTLRRSDGGVDSAFSLEPEELKNLVIECNRAYQALGKINYEILEAEKKSIQFKRSIYVVKDINAGDTFSADNIRIIRPGGGMHPRFYESILGKKASNSLKRGTALNWNLL, encoded by the coding sequence ATGTTCCCATTTCCAACTAAACCTTTTGTGATTGCCGAAATGAGCGGTAATCACAACCAATCGCTCGAACGGGCACTCGAATTAGTAGATGCAGCTGCAGCCGCTGGTGCGCAAGCGCTTAAAATCCAAACCTACACGCCCGATACCATTACCATTGATTACGATAAGGACTTGTTTTTTATTGAGGATAAAAACTCACTGTGGAAAGGCCGAAAATTATATGATTTATATGCTGAAGCAATGACTCCTTGGGATTGGCACAAAGCTATTTTTGACCGTGCCAAAGAAAAAGGAATGATTGCATTTAGCTCTCCTTTTGATGAAACGTCTGTGGATTTTTTAGAAAAATTGAACGTTCCATTTTATAAAATTGCTTCCTTTGAAAACAACCATTTGCCGCTGCTAAAAAAAGTTGCAAAAACTGGAAAACCGGTAATTGTTTCGACAGGAATTTCAACTGTAGCCGATATTGCGGAAGCCGTAAAAGTGTTGCGCGAAAACGGATGTATGAATATCGTATTACTGAAATGTACCAGTACTTATCCGGCCACGCCCGAAAACAGCAATATACTTACCATTCCGCACATGAAACAATTATTTGAGTGTGAAATAGGATTGAGCGATCATACTGCCGGAATTGGAGTTTCAGTTGCTGCTGTTGCTTTAGGAGCGACCGTAATTGAAAAGCATTTTACCTTGCGTCGCAGCGACGGAGGTGTTGATTCGGCGTTTTCTTTGGAGCCTGAGGAATTAAAAAATTTAGTAATCGAATGCAATCGCGCTTATCAAGCACTTGGTAAAATTAATTACGAAATACTTGAAGCCGAGAAAAAAAGTATACAGTTTAAACGCAGCATTTATGTTGTGAAAGATATAAACGCAGGCGATACTTTTAGTGCTGATAATATTCGAATTATACGCCCCGGTGGTGGAATGCATCCACGATTTTACGAATCGATTCTTGGAAAAAAGGCTAGCAATTCACTTAAACGTGGAACTGCCTTAAATTGGAATCTACTTTAA
- a CDS encoding GNAT family N-acetyltransferase — MLHYRKATLDDLQLYFEWANDEEVRKNSYQSNPISFENHSRWFTKKIQATETLMLLFENEQNQKIGQVRFETEMNHAVIGISTDANQRGKGYAVKMLQMACSEYLTLNPTNRIYAYIKKDNLASYKAFIAAGFQLVEEVIEEGISSFKLIK, encoded by the coding sequence ATGCTACATTATAGAAAAGCAACACTCGACGACCTTCAGCTTTATTTTGAATGGGCTAACGATGAAGAAGTTCGTAAAAATTCCTATCAATCAAATCCAATTTCGTTTGAAAATCATTCCCGATGGTTTACAAAAAAAATTCAAGCAACTGAAACTTTGATGCTACTTTTTGAGAACGAACAAAATCAAAAAATTGGGCAAGTGCGATTCGAAACTGAAATGAACCATGCGGTTATTGGAATTTCAACTGATGCAAATCAACGCGGAAAAGGCTATGCAGTAAAAATGTTACAAATGGCTTGCTCAGAATATTTAACTTTGAATCCGACTAACCGCATTTATGCCTACATTAAAAAAGATAATTTAGCATCGTATAAAGCATTCATCGCAGCCGGATTTCAGCTTGTTGAAGAAGTAATTGAAGAAGGTATTTCAAGTTTTAAATTGATAAAATAA
- the hisF gene encoding imidazole glycerol phosphate synthase subunit HisF, with product MVKTRLIPVLYIKNGLIVRSEDFSYHQNIGNIINEASRYNEWNVDELIYIDISRTDEYDLRRDDHKIKSYSNKQEIITEIARVCFMPLSFGGGIRSLVDIDVLIKSGADKITLNTAAFENPQLIKESALKYGSQAIVASVDYRKINSEAIVFTNFGQTNTGVKLLDWVIELEKLGAGEIFMNAIDRDGKASGYDTETIGQVVDASKLPVIACGGAADEYDFVDLAKATKVSGIAAGNMFHFTERSYPRAKQTLKKNGINVR from the coding sequence ATGGTTAAAACCCGACTAATACCGGTATTGTATATAAAAAACGGACTCATTGTTCGCAGCGAAGATTTTTCGTACCATCAAAATATTGGCAACATTATTAATGAAGCCAGTCGCTACAACGAATGGAATGTGGATGAATTAATTTACATCGACATTAGCCGAACCGATGAATACGATTTACGTCGCGACGATCACAAAATAAAATCATATAGTAATAAACAGGAAATAATTACAGAAATAGCACGTGTATGCTTTATGCCGCTTAGCTTTGGCGGCGGTATACGTTCATTGGTCGATATTGATGTACTCATTAAAAGCGGTGCTGATAAAATTACACTCAATACTGCTGCTTTTGAAAACCCACAACTCATTAAGGAAAGTGCGCTCAAATATGGTTCTCAAGCAATTGTTGCTTCAGTTGATTATCGAAAAATAAATTCTGAAGCCATTGTTTTTACTAATTTCGGGCAAACGAATACAGGGGTAAAGCTTTTGGATTGGGTGATAGAACTTGAGAAGCTGGGAGCCGGAGAAATTTTTATGAATGCGATTGATCGTGATGGAAAAGCCAGTGGTTACGATACCGAAACTATTGGGCAAGTGGTGGATGCCAGCAAGTTGCCGGTAATTGCTTGTGGTGGTGCTGCCGATGAATATGATTTTGTTGACTTGGCAAAAGCTACCAAAGTATCAGGAATTGCTGCCGGAAACATGTTTCACTTTACCGAAAGAAGCTACCCTCGTGCAAAACAAACTTTGAAAAAAAATGGAATTAATGTCCGATAA
- a CDS encoding DJ-1/PfpI family protein — MSTKFTFLILPQIHILDLAGADQAIHEAIDFKADFEIEYCGIGSTVLSTSGLPFGAVKHFSKVKLAKGDFLIIPGIAYSYISSAEFLKNTALFEWIRMQHQRGVNICSICIGAFVLAESGLLDDKCCTTHFRKTNELKQRYPKIKVQENILFTDEDGIYTSAGIAAGIDLFLHIIEKLKGSYFAHLVARELVVYSRRNGTDTQESEVLKYRNHLHNGIHKVQDYIYSTIHTKTSLYDLASMANMSERNFTRIFKKETGITVNQFITSIRKAKALELVENPDLSKVEIANKIGLQSERQLSRILNQQTI; from the coding sequence ATGTCAACTAAGTTTACATTTCTTATTCTACCACAAATTCACATACTTGATTTAGCCGGAGCCGACCAGGCAATTCATGAAGCAATTGATTTTAAAGCAGATTTTGAAATTGAATACTGCGGAATCGGTTCAACTGTTTTGTCAACAAGCGGCTTGCCTTTTGGTGCGGTTAAACATTTTTCAAAAGTTAAACTCGCAAAAGGAGATTTTTTAATTATTCCTGGTATTGCTTATTCCTATATCAGCTCAGCCGAATTTTTAAAAAACACAGCACTGTTCGAATGGATTAGAATGCAACATCAACGGGGAGTTAATATTTGCAGTATTTGTATTGGTGCATTTGTGCTAGCTGAATCAGGACTATTAGATGACAAATGCTGCACCACACATTTCAGAAAAACGAATGAATTAAAACAACGCTATCCTAAGATTAAAGTTCAAGAGAATATTTTATTTACCGATGAAGATGGTATTTATACCAGTGCCGGAATTGCAGCCGGAATAGATCTCTTTTTACACATCATCGAGAAATTAAAAGGAAGCTATTTTGCACACCTGGTTGCACGCGAGTTAGTAGTATACAGCAGAAGAAATGGTACCGACACTCAAGAAAGTGAGGTATTAAAGTACAGAAACCATTTGCACAATGGCATACATAAGGTACAAGATTATATTTATTCAACTATTCATACCAAAACAAGTTTGTACGATTTAGCATCAATGGCCAATATGAGCGAGAGAAATTTTACGCGCATATTTAAAAAAGAAACCGGTATTACCGTAAATCAATTTATTACCAGTATTAGAAAAGCAAAAGCTCTTGAACTAGTTGAGAATCCTGATTTGTCAAAAGTTGAAATAGCAAACAAAATTGGTTTACAAAGCGAAAGACAATTGAGTAGAATTCTAAATCAACAAACTATATGA